A window from Gossypium raimondii isolate GPD5lz chromosome 7, ASM2569854v1, whole genome shotgun sequence encodes these proteins:
- the LOC105793776 gene encoding F-box/kelch-repeat protein At5g26960 has product MFIYSPFDAADHKLQIFMSESCNSRHFSWLMKSCFPNPNHKSLIITPQHLNPTLTLSSLPDDLLLECLSRVPSSSLPSLSLVCRRWFYLILSPSFILLRRQLRLSHPSLFAFSPSLSGVFSATLSFPSPRPAATWDLSLCLPINTASLHSLPRLVSIGPRIYIIGRNSMLRYNAWTHHVTAKSPMLFPRKKFAAAVVSNKIYVAGGGGSRAASAVEEYDPETDTWRVVGYSQRMRYGCIGAAVDGVFYVIGGLKIGGASGNGAGGIEAHVYASSMDLYDVEARVWLRSRAVPGGGCVVAACAVAGYVYVLTSHVVELSFWRFDARRKCGGGGDDSSEGFGEWCKMKSPPMPTQIRLDGTVRFCCVGVGDNKVILVQVVGCIDDLLRRSGRSQRGFKDGLVLVYDSGGGEWSRGPDLPEVIRRAACVSVEC; this is encoded by the coding sequence atgtttatttattccCCTTTTGATGCAGCTGATCATAAACTGCAAATATTCATGTCAGAGAGCTGCAATTCTCGGCACTTCTCATGGCTAATGAAGTCTTGTTTTCCAAACCCAAATCACAAATCTTTGATAATTACCCCTCAACACCTTAACCCCACCCTCACCCTCTCCTCTCTCCCCGATGACCTTCTCTTGGAATGTCTTTCCAGGGTTCCATCCTCTTCTCTCCCTTCCCTTTCCCTCGTCTGTCGCCGTTGGTTCTACCTCATCCTCTCCCCTTCCTTCATCCTCCTCCGCCGTCAACTCCGCCTCTCCCACCCATCTCTCTTCGCCTTCTCCCCCTCTCTCTCCGGTGTCTTCTCTGCCAccctttcttttccttctcccCGCCCTGCTGCTACTTGGGACCTCTCTTTATGTCTACCCATCAACACTGCTTCACTTCACAGCCTCCCCAGGCTCGTTTCTATCGGACCCAGGATTTACATTATTGGTAGGAATTCCATGCTTAGATACAACGCTTGGACCCATCACGTTACTGCTAAATCCCCCATGCTTTTCCCTCGCAAAAAGTTCGCCGCCGCCGTGGTTTCCAACAAAATTTACGTTGCCGGTGGCGGTGGTTCCAGAGCTGCCTCCGCTGTCGAGGAATACGACCCTGAAACCGATACATGGCGCGTGGTGGGTTACTCGCAAAGGATGCGTTATGGGTGCATAGGGGCAGCGGTGGACGGCGTCTTTTACGTTATTGGTGGATTGAAAATCGGTGGGGCGTCTGGAAATGGAGCTGGTGGGATAGAAGCTCACGTGTACGCCAGTTCAATGGATTTGTACGATGTGGAAGCGCGTGTGTGGTTGCGGAGCAGGGCCGTCCCAGGTGGCGGCTGTGTTGTGGCGGCGTGCGCAGTAGCCGGATACGTGTATGTTCTAACAAGTCACGTGGTGGAACTTTCTTTTTGGCGGTTCGACGCGAGGAGAAAATGCGGCGGCGGCGGCGATGACAGCAGCGAAGGATTTGGGGAGTGGTGCAAGATGAAAAGCCCACCGATGCCGACTCAAATACGGCTGGACGGCACGGTGAGATTTTGTTGTGTAGGGGTTGGGGATAATAAAGTGATATTAGTACAAGTGGTTGGGTGCATAGATGACTTGTTGAGAAGAAGTGGAAGGAGCCAAAGGGGTTTTAAAGATGGACTTGTTTTGGTCTACGACAGTGGCGGGGGTGAGTGGAGTCGAGGGCCGGATCTGCCGGAGGTAATACGACGCGCCGCCTGTGTGAGTGTGGAGTGTTGA
- the LOC105793764 gene encoding molybdopterin synthase catalytic subunit produces the protein MNSEDKTLVEIIDENKQIDLAKYINYVSAPQAGAIATFSGTTRDTFEGKTVVELRYEAYVPMAIRNLKSICSSARSSWDLHSIAVAHRVGSVPVGEISVFVAVSATHRADALDACKFLIAELKASVPIWKKEVYSNGEVWKENTEFLERRFKHGKDGSCCRRKIKTEARDIKGCCKPKVKEEDAADISTS, from the coding sequence ATGAATTCTGAGGATAAAACTCTTGTTGAAATCATAGATGAGAATAAACAGATTGACCTTGCTAAGTATATAAACTATGTCAGTGCCCCTCAAGCTGGAGCCATAGCAACATTTTCAGGCACAACGCGCGACACTTTTGAAGGCAAAACTGTAGTGGAGCTAAGATATGAAGCATATGTACCGATGGCAATTCGAAACCTCAAGTCTATCTGTTCCTCAGCTAGATCCTCCTGGGATCTCCATTCTATAGCAGTTGCCCACCGTGTAGGCTCGGTTCCGGTAGGAGAAATAAGCGTGTTCGTTGCGGTATCAGCTACTCATCGTGCTGATGCCCTAGATGCCTGTAAGTTTTTGATCGCTGAGTTAAAGGCATCTGTTCCAATATGGAAGAAGGAGGTTTATTCTAATGGAGAGGTTTGGAAGGAGAATACGGAGTTTCTGGAGCGGAGGTTCAAACATGGCAAGGATGGCAGCTGCTGCAGAAGGAAGATCAAGACCGAGGCACGTGATATAAAGGGATGTTGCAAACCCAAGGTGAAGGAGGAGGATGCAGCAGATATTAGCACCAGCTAA
- the LOC105793763 gene encoding pentatricopeptide repeat-containing protein At1g31790: MDVVSPALPNLLPSNKFSLKTERQIQLPPRFLKQCPKTPTAKPISSNPGTGTTSDILRLMDSLSIPIPPDIYASLIKECTLSRHSVRALQLHNHIRHRRIKLSLPLLNRLLLMHVSCGHLEIARQVFDQMFLRDFNSWAIMIVACLQAGDSEQAISYFVLMERCSSLFKFPAWIITCLLKSCVLTKNMELGKQVHGQLLKLGVIDDLSLSGSLINFYGNFKCLDDANVVFNQSSRRNTVTWTAKMVNSCRENQFHKVFDDFTEMGRQGIKKNSFTFSSVLKACAGMDDEGMSGRQVHAIAIKLGLECEAFVQCGLIDMYGKCGLVRDAEKAFKVAGDERNIACWNAMIMGYVHNKLCIQAIKLLYGMKEAGLEVQESLINDVRIACGNRELEHGKHS, from the coding sequence ATGGATGTAGTATCGCCCGCTCTCCCCAATCTCCTCCCTTCCAACAAGTTTTCCCTCAAAACCGAACGCCAGATTCAATTGCCCCCACGATTTCTAAAACAATGCCCCAAAACTCCCACCGCCAAACCCATTTCCAGCAACCCCGGTACTGGCACTACCTCCGATATCTTGCGCTTAATGGATAGCCTTTCCATTCCCATCCCCCCTGATATCTACGCCTCCCTTATCAAAGAATGCACCCTCTCCCGCCATTCCGTTAGGGCTCTCCAGTTACATAACCACATCAGACACAGACGTATCAAGCTTTCCTTGCCTTTGCTTAACCGCCTCCTCCTCATGCATGTCTCCTGCGGTCACTTGGAGATTGCACGTCAGGTGTTCGATCAAATGTTTCTTAGGGATTTCAACTCTTGGGCTATCATGATTGTTGCGTGTCTCCAAGCTGGTGATTCCGAACAGGCCATTTCTTACTTCGTGCTTATGGAACGTTGTAGTAGTTTGTTCAAATTCCCCGCTTGGATCATTACATGCCTTCTCAAATCATGCGTTTTGACAAAGAATATGGAGTTAGGGAAGCAGGTTCATGGACAGTTACTCAAGTTGGGTGTCATCGATGATTTGTCTTTATCCGGCTCCTTAATCAACTTCTATGGAAACTTCAAGTGCCTAGATGATGCCAACGTTGTCTTTAATCAATCCTCACGGCGTAACACTGTGACATGGACAGCGAAAATGGTTAATAGTTGCAGGGAAAATCAATTCCATAAGGTGTTTGATGATTTTACTGAGATGGGCAGACAGGGTATTAAGAAAAACAGCTTCACCTTTTCAAGTGTTCTAAAGGCATGTGCCGGGATGGATGACGAAGGGATGTCGGGTCGACAGGTTCACGCCATTGCTATCAAGCTTGGGTTGGAATGTGAAGCTTTCGTTCAATGCGGGTTGATCGACATGTATGGGAAATGCGGATTGGTGAGAGATGCTGAGAAGGCATTTAAAGTTGCGGGTGATGAAAGAAACATAGCTTGTTGGAACGCCATGATCATGGGTTATGTGCATAATAAGTTGTGTATTCAGGCCATTAAGCTTCTGTATGGAATGAAAGAAGCTGGGCTGGAGGTTCAAGAATCACTGATCAATGATGTTAGGATCGCTTGTGGTAATAGGGAACTTGAACATGGCAAACATAGTTGA